The following are encoded in a window of Saccharothrix longispora genomic DNA:
- a CDS encoding response regulator transcription factor, whose protein sequence is MDRVLVVDDDVVVRDVVRRYLELAGHEVELVGDGEAALRRFAEREPDLVVLDLMLPGVDGLEVCRRLRRRSAVPVVMLTALGEEEDRIAGLRLGADDYVTKPFSPRELALRVTSVLRRSKAAAVRSPSVLADGGLRVDVGARSASLDGVELALTTREFDLLVFFLAHRGTAFSRTDLLSRVWGWEFGDQSTVTVHVRRLREKVEADPARPVRIATVWGVGYRYDGGA, encoded by the coding sequence GTGGACAGGGTGCTCGTCGTGGACGACGACGTGGTGGTGCGGGACGTGGTCCGCCGCTACCTGGAGCTGGCCGGGCACGAGGTCGAGCTGGTCGGCGACGGCGAGGCCGCGCTGCGCCGGTTCGCCGAGCGGGAACCGGACCTCGTGGTGCTCGACCTGATGCTGCCCGGTGTCGACGGCCTGGAGGTGTGCCGCAGGCTGCGGCGGCGCAGCGCCGTGCCGGTGGTGATGCTGACGGCGCTGGGCGAGGAGGAGGACCGCATCGCCGGGCTCCGGCTCGGCGCGGACGACTACGTGACCAAGCCGTTCAGCCCGCGCGAGCTGGCGCTGCGCGTCACGTCCGTGCTGCGGCGGTCGAAGGCGGCGGCCGTGCGGTCGCCGTCCGTCCTGGCGGACGGCGGGCTGCGGGTCGACGTGGGCGCCCGGTCCGCCTCGCTCGACGGCGTGGAGCTGGCGCTCACCACCCGCGAGTTCGACCTGCTCGTGTTCTTCCTGGCCCACCGGGGCACCGCGTTCTCGCGCACCGACCTGCTGTCGCGGGTGTGGGGCTGGGAGTTCGGCGACCAGTCCACGGTGACCGTCCACGTGCGGCGGTTGCGGGAGAAGGTGGAGGCCGACCCGGCGCGCCCGGTGCGCATCGCGACCGTGTGGGGCGTCGGCTACCGGTACGACGGGGGCGCGTGA
- a CDS encoding sensor histidine kinase codes for MLVEIGHILPYAVLFSLPLALLGVLLLRRSSDGSLARAMTVLAIVPVVATIGGVLAVSGFMFTPILMTTLLVCVLVALVTVPAAVLSGRALARRSVWEREARERERAAEASRRELVAWISHDLRTPLAGIRAMAEALADGVVARPDEVTDYAGRISAEAEALSGMVDDLFELSRITAGALRLTLSDVPLADVVSGVVAAEAAVASRKGVVLRADAATWPVVLGSDPELARVVRNLLSNAIRHTPPDGTVAVRVDVDGPSALLRVDDACGGIPDTDLPRVFDVAFRGAPHRRPVGGGLGLAIARGLVEAHRGTITALNHGPGCRFEVRLPLTAADRP; via the coding sequence ATGCTGGTCGAGATCGGGCACATCCTCCCGTACGCGGTGCTGTTCTCGCTGCCGCTGGCGCTGCTGGGCGTGCTCCTGCTGCGGCGGTCGTCGGACGGGTCGCTGGCGCGGGCGATGACCGTGCTGGCGATCGTGCCGGTGGTGGCGACCATCGGCGGGGTGCTCGCGGTGAGCGGGTTCATGTTCACCCCGATCCTGATGACGACGCTGCTGGTGTGCGTGCTGGTGGCGCTGGTGACGGTGCCCGCGGCCGTGCTGTCGGGGCGGGCGCTGGCGCGGCGCAGCGTCTGGGAGCGGGAGGCGCGGGAGCGGGAGCGGGCGGCCGAGGCGTCGCGGCGCGAACTGGTGGCGTGGATCAGCCACGACCTGCGCACGCCGCTGGCCGGCATCCGGGCGATGGCCGAGGCGCTCGCGGACGGCGTCGTCGCGCGGCCGGACGAGGTCACCGACTACGCGGGCCGGATCTCCGCCGAGGCGGAGGCGTTGTCCGGGATGGTGGACGACCTGTTCGAGCTGTCCCGGATCACGGCCGGCGCGCTGCGGCTGACGCTCTCCGACGTGCCGCTGGCGGACGTGGTGAGCGGGGTCGTGGCGGCGGAGGCGGCGGTGGCCTCCCGCAAGGGCGTGGTGCTGCGGGCGGACGCGGCGACGTGGCCGGTGGTGCTGGGGTCCGACCCGGAGTTGGCGCGCGTCGTGCGCAACCTGCTGTCCAACGCGATCCGGCACACCCCGCCCGACGGCACGGTGGCCGTGCGGGTCGACGTGGACGGTCCGTCGGCGCTGCTGCGGGTCGACGACGCGTGCGGCGGCATCCCGGACACCGACCTGCCGCGCGTGTTCGACGTGGCGTTCCGGGGGGCGCCGCACCGCCGTCCCGTGGGAGGGGGGCTGGGCCTGGCCATCGCGCGCGGCCTGGTCGAGGCGCACCGGGGCACGATCACCGCCCTCAACCACGGCCCCGGCTGCCGCTTCGAGGTCCGCCTCCCCCTGACCGCCGCAGACCGTCCCTGA
- a CDS encoding NAD-dependent epimerase/dehydratase family protein yields the protein MRVLLTGGAGFIGSHVADSARLAGHEVVVLDAYLPQAHPTPTGPVCDVTDPDAVGRLLAGVDVVCHQAAVVGHGLDPSDAPLYARNNDLGTAVLLAAMHRAGVGRLVLASSMVVYGEGRYECAEHGVVRAAPRRRADVDAGRYEPPCPRCGAPLEPRLVPEDAPLDPRSTYAASKLAQEHYAAAWARQTGGHVWALRYHNVYGPRMPRDTPYAGVASLFRSALERGEAPTVLEDGRQRRDFVHVSDVARANVLAVERPGEPGALTPVNVCSGEPRTVGELAGHLAQAFGGPEPRVLGGARPADVRHVVADPARARELLGFRAGTSFADGVERFATDPLR from the coding sequence GTGCGCGTTCTCCTCACCGGCGGAGCCGGGTTCATCGGATCACACGTCGCCGACTCGGCACGCCTGGCCGGGCACGAGGTGGTCGTCCTCGACGCCTACCTGCCCCAGGCGCACCCGACCCCGACCGGGCCGGTGTGCGACGTGACCGACCCGGACGCGGTCGGGCGGCTGCTGGCCGGTGTGGACGTCGTGTGTCACCAGGCGGCGGTCGTCGGGCACGGGCTCGACCCGTCCGACGCCCCGCTGTACGCCCGCAACAACGACCTCGGCACGGCCGTGCTGCTGGCCGCGATGCACCGGGCGGGGGTGGGGCGGCTGGTCCTGGCGTCGTCCATGGTGGTCTACGGCGAGGGCCGCTACGAGTGCGCCGAGCACGGCGTGGTGCGGGCGGCGCCGCGACGACGGGCCGATGTGGACGCGGGCCGGTACGAGCCGCCGTGCCCGCGGTGCGGTGCGCCGCTGGAGCCGCGCCTGGTGCCCGAGGACGCGCCGCTCGACCCGCGCAGCACGTACGCCGCGAGCAAGCTCGCCCAGGAGCACTACGCGGCGGCGTGGGCGCGGCAGACCGGCGGGCACGTGTGGGCGTTGCGCTACCACAACGTCTACGGCCCGCGGATGCCCCGGGACACGCCGTACGCGGGCGTGGCGAGCCTGTTCCGGTCGGCTCTGGAGCGCGGCGAGGCGCCGACCGTGCTGGAGGACGGGCGGCAGCGGCGGGACTTCGTGCACGTCTCGGACGTGGCCCGGGCCAACGTGCTCGCGGTCGAGCGGCCCGGTGAGCCGGGCGCGCTGACGCCGGTGAACGTCTGCTCGGGCGAGCCGCGCACGGTCGGCGAGCTGGCCGGACACCTGGCGCAAGCGTTTGGCGGACCGGAGCCGAGGGTGCTCGGCGGGGCGCGCCCGGCGGACGTCCGGCACGTGGTGGCCGACCCGGCGCGGGCGCGGGAGCTGCTCGGCTTCCGGGCCGGCACGTCGTTCGCGGACGGGGTGGAGCGGTTCGCGACCGATCCCCTGCGCTGA
- a CDS encoding MogA/MoaB family molybdenum cofactor biosynthesis protein — MERSAQRLGRALVVIVDDRVAHGEHDDSTGPLVTELLEEAGFIVDGTVAVEGEIVDIRAALNTAVIGGVDLVVTVGGTGVSPRDVTPDATQGVLDRPISGIAEALRASGLAAGAVDAGISRGLVGISGSTLVVNLAGSRSAVRDGMATLSALVPYVIEQISGLDES, encoded by the coding sequence ATGGAACGCAGCGCGCAGCGCCTGGGACGCGCCCTCGTCGTGATCGTCGACGACAGGGTGGCGCACGGGGAGCACGACGACAGCACGGGCCCGCTGGTCACCGAGCTGCTGGAAGAAGCGGGGTTCATCGTCGACGGCACCGTCGCGGTGGAAGGCGAGATCGTGGACATCCGCGCCGCCCTGAACACGGCCGTGATCGGCGGCGTCGACCTGGTGGTCACCGTGGGCGGCACGGGCGTGTCCCCCCGCGACGTCACACCGGACGCCACGCAGGGCGTCCTCGACCGGCCGATCAGCGGCATCGCGGAGGCCCTCCGCGCCTCCGGCCTGGCGGCGGGCGCCGTGGACGCGGGCATCTCCCGCGGCCTGGTCGGCATCTCCGGCAGCACCCTCGTGGTCAACCTCGCGGGCTCCCGCTCGGCGGTCCGCGACGGCATGGCCACCCTCTCCGCCCTCGTGCCGTACGTGATCGAGCAGATCTCCGGCCTAGACGAGTCGTGA
- the mscL gene encoding large conductance mechanosensitive channel protein MscL yields the protein MIKGFKDFLMRGNVIDLAVAVVIGAAFNDIVKAFTSYLINPIIASFGGANVNGLAVRLGDNEKTILDFGAIITSVINFMIVAAVVYFIFVLPMNKIKERRKRGEEAGPHEPTDVELLKEIRDLLASERKTQTPLQRRYDDNA from the coding sequence GTGATCAAGGGCTTCAAGGACTTCCTGATGCGCGGCAACGTCATCGACCTGGCCGTGGCCGTGGTCATCGGCGCCGCGTTCAACGACATCGTGAAGGCGTTCACGTCGTACCTGATCAACCCGATCATCGCGTCGTTCGGCGGCGCCAACGTCAACGGGCTCGCGGTGCGGCTCGGCGACAACGAGAAGACCATCCTGGACTTCGGCGCGATCATCACGTCGGTGATCAACTTCATGATCGTCGCGGCCGTCGTCTACTTCATCTTCGTGCTGCCGATGAACAAGATCAAGGAACGCCGCAAGCGCGGCGAGGAGGCCGGTCCGCACGAGCCGACCGACGTGGAGCTGCTCAAGGAGATCCGCGACCTGCTGGCCTCGGAGCGGAAGACGCAGACGCCGCTCCAGCGCCGCTACGACGACAACGCCTGA
- a CDS encoding SAF domain-containing protein, translating into MVLIRRILAGVLVLLAVVLAVLPAGPSVDVVVAARDLPPGVPLTGDDVRVASLPPPLVPSGAVSRAEAVGRALVSAARSGEPLTDARLAPGSPETSSVAVRLADPGVVGLLRPGSRVDVVGAGAHVLASDASVVAVRDGEVVVVSADRAAARRIAAESLAAPVALTLR; encoded by the coding sequence GTGGTGCTCATCAGAAGGATCTTGGCGGGTGTGCTGGTGCTGCTGGCGGTCGTCCTGGCCGTGCTGCCGGCGGGCCCCTCGGTCGACGTGGTCGTGGCGGCGCGCGACCTGCCCCCCGGTGTGCCGCTGACCGGTGACGACGTCCGGGTGGCGTCCCTGCCGCCGCCGCTGGTGCCGTCCGGGGCGGTGTCGCGGGCGGAGGCGGTGGGTCGGGCGCTGGTCAGCGCGGCGAGGTCGGGCGAGCCGTTGACCGACGCCCGGCTGGCGCCGGGGTCGCCGGAGACGTCCTCGGTGGCGGTGCGCCTGGCCGACCCTGGCGTGGTCGGGCTGCTGAGACCGGGCAGCCGGGTCGACGTGGTGGGCGCGGGGGCGCACGTGCTGGCGTCGGACGCGTCCGTGGTGGCGGTGCGCGACGGCGAGGTGGTGGTCGTCTCGGCGGACCGCGCGGCGGCCAGGCGGATAGCCGCGGAGTCGCTGGCCGCCCCGGTCGCCCTCACCCTCCGCTGA
- a CDS encoding FmdB family zinc ribbon protein, which yields MPTYQYACTECDHRFEAVQAFSDNALTECPECSGKLRKLYGAVGVVFKGSGFYRNDSRSSSSSAESSSSSKGESKGESTSTPATPSTSSGSSSSSSSSSSTPAAAAS from the coding sequence GTGCCGACCTACCAGTACGCCTGCACCGAGTGCGACCACCGGTTCGAAGCCGTGCAGGCCTTCTCCGACAACGCGCTGACCGAGTGCCCCGAGTGCTCGGGCAAGCTGCGCAAGCTGTACGGCGCGGTCGGCGTGGTGTTCAAGGGCAGTGGCTTCTACCGGAACGACAGCCGGTCGTCGTCCTCGTCGGCCGAGTCCTCGTCCTCGTCCAAGGGCGAGTCGAAGGGCGAGTCGACCTCCACCCCCGCGACGCCGTCGACCTCGTCCGGCTCGTCCTCGTCTTCCTCTTCCTCCTCCTCGACGCCGGCCGCCGCCGCGTCCTGA
- a CDS encoding 5-formyltetrahydrofolate cyclo-ligase, which translates to MTSGERDGKATLRARLRSFRRGAVMPSMASEAPRAVAALGVRPGRVVCAYAASAREPGSVAMLDALVGAGYRVLLPVVVGDGLAWAPYDGRLRPGAFGLPEPVGAASALPAGVALVLVPALAVDHAGVRLGKGGGYYDRALASCAAPKVAVVRDEEFVPVLPAEPHDVRVDAVLTPSGLVRLPLRPRPPGRPL; encoded by the coding sequence TCCGCGCACGGCTGCGGTCCTTCCGGCGTGGCGCGGTGATGCCGTCGATGGCGTCCGAGGCGCCGCGCGCCGTCGCGGCGCTCGGCGTCCGGCCGGGTCGGGTGGTGTGCGCGTACGCGGCCTCGGCGCGTGAGCCGGGTTCCGTGGCGATGCTGGACGCGCTGGTCGGGGCCGGGTACCGGGTGCTGCTGCCGGTGGTCGTGGGGGACGGGTTGGCGTGGGCCCCGTACGACGGCCGGCTGCGGCCGGGGGCGTTCGGACTGCCGGAACCGGTGGGGGCCGCCTCGGCCCTGCCCGCAGGGGTCGCGCTGGTGCTGGTGCCGGCGCTGGCCGTGGACCACGCCGGGGTGCGGCTGGGCAAGGGCGGCGGGTACTACGACCGGGCGCTGGCGTCGTGCGCGGCGCCGAAGGTGGCGGTGGTGCGGGACGAGGAGTTCGTGCCGGTGCTGCCGGCCGAGCCGCACGACGTCCGGGTGGACGCGGTGCTGACGCCGTCGGGCCTGGTCCGGCTGCCGCTGCGACCCCGTCCGCCGGGGCGTCCGCTGTGA